The Actinomycetota bacterium genome includes a region encoding these proteins:
- a CDS encoding aminotransferase class I/II-fold pyridoxal phosphate-dependent enzyme has protein sequence MAIPLEPSDEQMRAIGAAALDHVASFIDGLDETSAAGGTRDALEIASTIGGAPPETGRPFDEVLADFGRGAERALEPAGPGYLAYIPGGGLYSAALASFLAAGVNRFVNLAATAPAFVRMEVDVLHWFCDLFGLPVTAGGILTTGGSMANLSAIVTARRARLPEDFLDGTIYVSQQAHASVAKAAAIAGFPDRGVVRVPVTRELRLDVDALADQVAGDRSAGRSPFCVVANAGTTNTGAVDPLEPIADLCVREGLWLHVDAAYGGFFQLTERGRERFRGIDRADSITLDPHKGMFLPYGTGSLLVRDAALLRDAHASSGAAYLQDLVAGGQILPSFAEYSPELSREFRGLRVWLPLQLHGVAAFRDALEEKLDLAEQVHRELASDPRLEVPWTPDLSIVAFRLADPGSDEIGANRAFLERINASQRVFLSSTMIHGRFILRIAVLSFRTHADRIHEAIEIVRREAKAL, from the coding sequence GTGGCCATCCCGCTGGAGCCCTCGGACGAGCAGATGCGCGCGATCGGCGCCGCCGCGCTCGACCACGTGGCATCGTTCATCGACGGTTTGGACGAGACCTCCGCGGCCGGAGGGACCCGCGACGCCCTCGAGATCGCGTCGACGATCGGAGGGGCTCCTCCGGAGACCGGCCGGCCGTTCGACGAGGTTCTCGCGGACTTCGGGCGCGGCGCCGAGCGTGCCCTCGAGCCGGCCGGGCCCGGCTACCTCGCCTACATCCCCGGAGGGGGTCTGTACTCGGCCGCCCTCGCGTCGTTCCTCGCCGCCGGTGTGAACCGGTTCGTGAACCTCGCGGCCACCGCACCGGCGTTCGTCCGGATGGAGGTCGACGTCCTGCACTGGTTCTGCGACCTGTTCGGGCTGCCGGTCACCGCGGGAGGGATCCTCACGACCGGCGGTTCGATGGCGAACCTCTCGGCGATCGTGACGGCACGACGAGCCCGGCTCCCGGAGGACTTCCTCGACGGGACGATCTACGTCTCACAGCAGGCGCACGCCTCGGTCGCCAAGGCCGCGGCGATCGCGGGCTTTCCCGATCGTGGTGTGGTCCGCGTTCCGGTGACGCGGGAGCTTCGCCTGGACGTGGACGCTCTCGCGGATCAGGTCGCCGGCGACCGTTCGGCAGGCCGCAGCCCGTTCTGCGTCGTCGCGAACGCCGGCACGACGAACACCGGCGCCGTCGATCCGCTCGAGCCGATCGCCGATCTCTGCGTCCGGGAGGGGTTGTGGCTGCATGTCGACGCGGCCTACGGCGGGTTCTTCCAACTGACGGAGCGGGGACGGGAGCGGTTCCGCGGCATCGATCGCGCGGACTCGATCACGCTCGACCCGCACAAGGGGATGTTCCTGCCGTACGGCACGGGATCGCTCCTGGTCCGTGACGCCGCCCTCCTGCGGGATGCGCACGCGTCGAGCGGGGCCGCCTACCTCCAGGACCTCGTCGCCGGGGGCCAGATCCTCCCGAGCTTCGCGGAGTACTCCCCGGAGCTCTCGCGCGAGTTCCGGGGGCTCCGCGTGTGGCTCCCGCTCCAGCTCCACGGGGTCGCGGCGTTCCGCGACGCGCTCGAGGAGAAGCTCGATCTCGCCGAACAGGTCCACCGGGAGCTCGCGAGCGATCCGAGGCTCGAGGTGCCCTGGACGCCCGATCTGTCGATCGTGGCGTTCCGGCTCGCCGACCCGGGCTCGGACGAGATCGGCGCGAACCGAGCGTTCCTCGAGCGGATCAACGCGTCGCAGCGCGTGTTCCTGTCGAGCACGATGATCCACGGGCGGTTCATCCTGCGGATCGCGGTCCTGTCGTTCCGCACCCACGCCGACA
- a CDS encoding DUF2277 domain-containing protein produces the protein MCRSIQRLRSPEGPADDDEVRAAALQYVRKVSGFREPPKRDPDAFEAAVDRVAAATRELLDDLPALRVPAAARDAD, from the coding sequence ATGTGCAGGAGCATCCAACGCTTGCGGAGCCCCGAGGGTCCCGCCGACGACGACGAGGTGCGAGCCGCCGCGCTCCAGTACGTGCGGAAGGTGAGCGGGTTCCGCGAGCCGCCGAAGCGAGATCCGGACGCGTTCGAGGCGGCGGTGGATCGTGTGGCCGCGGCGACACGGGAGTTGCTCGACGACCTCCCGGCGCTCCGCGTTCCCGCAGCGGCTCGCGACGCGGACTAG
- a CDS encoding endonuclease/exonuclease/phosphatase family protein has translation MEDWALVTPDRIDRRVLAAVCLALALVPWAWFAVRDLAPVMDVAAVLLPLVALGTACALAVASRWLHSGWATVAAGSVALFTIVVIVGPRMPLGSDPPLDPVRIAVANTYERNRDEASADSLVEEHADVLAVIEGAPAIVDGIGDAYAHVVDEGFLSVRTDLPMRELSAGAALNGARVLRVRIWGAAGPFVLYVVHSVNPLYNAAFDAQLGFLDDLLGRVEREVQPVVLAGDFNMSDRGQAYRTVASALHDATRTGWARSTYASGPWQVLFLRIDYVFTTPGWCSADAGVFSVPGSDHEGVVTSIGPCPEASTG, from the coding sequence ATGGAAGACTGGGCGCTCGTGACTCCCGATCGGATCGATCGACGTGTGCTCGCGGCCGTCTGCCTCGCGCTGGCCCTCGTGCCGTGGGCGTGGTTCGCCGTGCGCGACCTCGCTCCGGTGATGGATGTCGCCGCCGTGCTCCTGCCCCTCGTGGCCCTCGGCACCGCATGTGCCCTGGCGGTGGCGAGCCGGTGGCTCCACTCGGGCTGGGCAACGGTCGCGGCCGGGTCGGTCGCCCTGTTCACGATCGTCGTGATCGTGGGACCGCGGATGCCACTGGGATCAGATCCTCCTCTCGATCCGGTGCGCATCGCGGTCGCGAACACCTACGAGCGCAACCGTGACGAGGCGTCGGCCGACTCGCTCGTCGAGGAGCACGCCGACGTGCTCGCGGTGATCGAAGGAGCACCCGCGATCGTCGACGGGATCGGCGACGCGTACGCCCACGTCGTCGACGAGGGGTTCTTGTCGGTCAGGACCGATCTCCCGATGCGCGAGCTATCCGCCGGTGCCGCCCTGAACGGCGCACGCGTCCTGCGGGTGCGCATCTGGGGGGCGGCCGGGCCGTTCGTCCTGTACGTCGTGCATTCGGTGAACCCGCTTTACAACGCGGCGTTCGACGCGCAGCTGGGGTTCCTCGACGATCTGCTCGGACGGGTCGAGCGTGAAGTCCAGCCGGTCGTGCTCGCCGGGGACTTCAACATGAGCGATCGCGGGCAGGCCTACCGGACGGTCGCGTCCGCGCTCCACGACGCGACCCGGACCGGATGGGCGCGCTCCACCTACGCGAGCGGACCGTGGCAGGTGTTGTTCCTGCGGATCGACTACGTGTTCACCACGCCGGGATGGTGCTCGGCCGACGCGGGCGTGTTCTCGGTCCCCGGCTCGGACCACGAAGGGGTGGTGACCTCCATCGGACCCTGCCCGGAGGCGTCGACGGGGTGA
- a CDS encoding NAD(P)/FAD-dependent oxidoreductase: MATYDAIVVGGGHNGLVAAAYLAKRRRKVLVLERADRVGGILANVELAEGFTAPGVAHTVGRLRKSVIADLELERHGFEPIEPDVRVFAPQPDGSGITLWADAARTAEGLRASAPVAADRYVAFDKRVRALASFLAHVNAATPPDVKTPSIADAINGLKLGKAFKGLGSKAGREATRALPMAIADFVREGVGEGAGSDPVAGALAARAVLYTSMGSWSAGSAAVFLNDSAGNDGGVAGQSTFAKGGSGALADALANAATAFGAEIRTGAEVSAIASNANGRATGVVLASGEQIRGTAIVTACDPKRTLTSLIDPVVLGPELVWRGGNIRTPGATAKVDLALSGMPKFNGADEERLRGRIVVSLGIDYLEKAADAWKYGTISEDPMLEITIPTLSDPSLAPEGRHVMSVLFQSAPYALREGTWDTESERLADVTVKALERYAPGLGELVVARRVRSPLDLEREVGLSGGHVYHGEPGLDDFFAWRPLLGHARYRFGIPGVYLAGSGAHPGGGVTGGPGANAAREILSDLKRKR, encoded by the coding sequence ATGGCGACCTACGACGCGATCGTCGTCGGCGGCGGCCACAACGGGCTCGTCGCGGCCGCGTACCTCGCGAAGCGGCGCCGGAAGGTGCTCGTGCTCGAGCGTGCCGACCGGGTGGGAGGCATCCTCGCGAACGTCGAGCTCGCCGAGGGGTTCACCGCGCCGGGTGTGGCGCACACGGTTGGACGCCTGCGGAAGTCGGTGATCGCCGACCTCGAGCTCGAACGACACGGGTTCGAGCCGATCGAGCCGGACGTGCGCGTGTTCGCGCCGCAGCCCGACGGTTCGGGCATCACGCTGTGGGCCGACGCCGCCAGGACCGCCGAGGGGCTGCGCGCCTCCGCTCCCGTGGCGGCGGATCGCTACGTGGCCTTCGACAAGCGGGTACGCGCCCTCGCGAGTTTCCTCGCGCACGTGAACGCGGCGACGCCGCCGGACGTGAAGACCCCCTCGATCGCGGATGCGATCAACGGGCTGAAGCTCGGCAAGGCATTCAAGGGCCTGGGCTCCAAGGCCGGACGCGAGGCCACCCGCGCATTGCCGATGGCGATCGCGGACTTCGTCCGGGAAGGGGTCGGCGAGGGAGCCGGCTCCGATCCGGTCGCCGGGGCTCTGGCCGCTCGCGCCGTCCTCTACACCTCGATGGGGTCGTGGTCGGCGGGCTCGGCGGCCGTGTTCCTCAACGACTCGGCGGGCAACGACGGTGGTGTCGCGGGCCAGAGCACGTTCGCGAAGGGGGGTAGCGGCGCGCTGGCCGACGCACTGGCGAACGCGGCCACGGCGTTCGGAGCCGAGATCCGCACGGGCGCGGAGGTCTCCGCGATCGCGTCGAACGCGAACGGCCGGGCCACGGGCGTCGTCCTGGCGTCCGGTGAACAGATCCGCGGCACGGCGATCGTCACCGCGTGCGACCCGAAACGCACGCTCACGAGCCTGATCGATCCGGTGGTCCTCGGCCCGGAGCTCGTCTGGCGCGGCGGCAACATCCGGACCCCCGGTGCGACGGCGAAGGTCGATCTGGCGCTGTCGGGGATGCCGAAGTTCAACGGCGCCGACGAGGAGCGGCTGCGCGGGCGGATCGTCGTCTCCCTCGGGATCGACTATCTCGAGAAGGCCGCCGACGCGTGGAAGTACGGCACGATCTCCGAGGACCCCATGCTGGAGATCACGATCCCCACGTTGAGCGATCCGAGCCTGGCCCCCGAGGGACGGCACGTGATGAGCGTCCTGTTCCAATCCGCTCCGTACGCACTCCGGGAGGGGACCTGGGACACCGAGTCCGAGCGCCTCGCCGACGTCACGGTCAAGGCGCTCGAGCGCTACGCACCGGGGCTCGGCGAGCTCGTCGTCGCCCGGCGGGTCCGCTCGCCGCTCGACCTCGAGCGCGAGGTCGGGCTCTCGGGCGGGCACGTGTATCACGGCGAACCCGGGCTGGACGACTTCTTCGCGTGGCGCCCGTTGCTGGGCCACGCGCGGTACCGGTTCGGGATCCCGGGTGTCTACCTCGCCGGATCGGGGGCACACCCGGGCGGCGGCGTGACCGGAGGACCCGGCGCGAACGCAGCGCGCGAGATCCTGTCGGACCTCAAGCGCAAGCGGTAG